One Mycolicibacterium sarraceniae genomic window carries:
- a CDS encoding ferredoxin has translation MRLVVDLNKCQGYAQCVPLAPKVFQLLGEEALAYDPNPDDSQRQRVLRAAASCPVQAIILEVDPPADRDTK, from the coding sequence ATGCGGCTGGTTGTCGATCTCAACAAGTGCCAGGGGTATGCCCAGTGCGTGCCACTGGCCCCGAAGGTTTTCCAGCTCCTGGGTGAAGAAGCCCTGGCTTATGACCCCAACCCGGACGATTCCCAACGCCAGCGAGTGCTGCGCGCGGCGGCGTCCTGCCCGGTGCAGGCGATCATCCTGGAGGTCGATCCGCCCGCGGATCGGGACACCAAATGA
- a CDS encoding NAD(P)/FAD-dependent oxidoreductase — translation MNPGARGAYSFDEILTKFRAEGRIAIVGASVAGLRAAEALREKGFNGSLTIVGDEPHEPYDRPPLSKQVLKGWVRADHTKLPRLRPVNADWKLGVAAVGLDRINHIVRLANGENVEYDRLLIATGTRARPWPNPAEGSLEGVFTVRTVEDAAGLAAALKARPKRVLIVGSGFVGSEIASVCRDLDLPVTVAERGRGPLMGALGGVISEIAAGMMRDAGVDLRTGVAVQNLSGDDTGHVRQAHLSDGTVIDVDVVVASLGSIRNVEWLEGAGLAAGQWGVGCDAGCRAFDINGVVTDHIFVAGDVARAPHVLYDYEFMCQEHWDNAVFGAQVAANNMINLEVGRVPHLPLPSFWSGQFGVNIKSVGVCSYGDQIVFTQGSPSQRRFAAAYGRRGRIVGAVTFNHGKWLPYYASLIEKSAPFPPPPPGYDRPANAEVMPARFPDPREPAGNPDVVLTGHDPTSRGAEFRPRA, via the coding sequence ATGAATCCGGGGGCGCGGGGCGCCTATTCCTTCGATGAGATCCTCACGAAGTTCCGGGCCGAAGGCCGGATCGCTATCGTAGGCGCTTCTGTGGCCGGGCTGCGTGCGGCGGAAGCCTTGCGGGAGAAGGGGTTCAACGGCTCACTGACCATCGTCGGCGACGAACCGCACGAACCCTACGATCGCCCGCCGCTATCCAAACAGGTACTCAAGGGCTGGGTTCGCGCCGACCACACCAAGCTGCCGCGGCTGCGGCCGGTGAACGCCGACTGGAAACTGGGGGTGGCCGCGGTCGGCCTGGACCGGATCAACCACATCGTCAGGCTGGCCAACGGTGAGAACGTCGAATACGACCGGTTGTTGATCGCCACCGGAACCCGAGCGCGGCCCTGGCCCAACCCGGCGGAGGGTAGCTTGGAAGGTGTCTTCACCGTGCGCACCGTGGAGGACGCCGCAGGTCTGGCCGCCGCACTCAAGGCCCGCCCCAAGCGTGTGCTGATCGTGGGTTCCGGGTTCGTCGGCTCGGAGATCGCCTCGGTGTGCCGGGATCTCGACCTGCCTGTGACAGTGGCCGAACGTGGCAGAGGCCCGCTGATGGGGGCGCTGGGCGGGGTGATCAGCGAGATCGCCGCGGGCATGATGCGCGATGCCGGGGTGGACCTACGCACCGGCGTGGCGGTGCAGAACCTCTCGGGCGACGACACAGGACACGTACGCCAGGCACATTTGTCTGATGGCACCGTCATCGACGTCGACGTCGTGGTGGCCTCGCTCGGCTCCATCCGCAACGTCGAGTGGCTCGAGGGTGCCGGGCTGGCCGCGGGCCAGTGGGGTGTCGGCTGCGACGCCGGCTGCCGGGCGTTCGACATCAACGGCGTCGTCACCGATCACATCTTCGTCGCCGGCGATGTCGCCCGCGCCCCGCATGTGCTCTACGACTACGAATTCATGTGCCAAGAGCATTGGGACAATGCCGTTTTCGGCGCCCAAGTGGCCGCCAACAATATGATCAACCTCGAAGTCGGGCGGGTGCCACACCTGCCGCTGCCGTCATTCTGGTCGGGCCAGTTCGGCGTCAACATCAAGAGTGTCGGGGTGTGCTCCTACGGTGACCAGATCGTCTTCACCCAGGGTTCGCCATCGCAGCGTCGTTTTGCGGCTGCCTACGGCAGGCGCGGCCGCATCGTCGGCGCGGTGACCTTCAATCACGGTAAGTGGTTGCCCTACTACGCATCGCTGATCGAGAAGTCCGCACCGTTCCCTCCCCCTCCCCCCGGCTACGACCGGCCGGCGAACGCCGAGGTGATGCCGGCGCGTTTCCCCGATCCGCGCGAGCCCGCGGGTAATCCCGATGTCGTGCTGACCGGTCACGACCCGACTTCGCGTGGTGCCGAATTCCGGCCCCGCGCTTAA
- a CDS encoding cytochrome P450: MDAATAWAEAMKFENRPNPYPYFEELRKTPVAKVSDKTYVVTGYPEAVALSHDPRISADISRSPSGLFGEKPAQLEPEEAAQARDLSMLVSDPPDHDRMRRQFMRHFGPPHSPDLIPSMEGMVADLANGLLDKVGERAKVSGSHRMDVVEDFSYPIPVSVIFRVLGAPMADEAMFHGWVTDFMQGADVGPERETEDGRAAAAKAAASMAELGSYLHDLVERVSREPAPGLLSAALHDDGPDGPVSKAVAESNASLLLVAGHDSTVNTISNCVMTLLRNQGSWDLVRDNPELIPRTIEEVQRLQGAVQFFPSRWATADIEIGGTRIPAGSAVFLVWAAANRDPRRFDNPDRFDLTRKDNEHLGFGSGIHTCFGGPLARLEINVALEIFLQRVRSPRLVVDPPPYRHNQVFRGPQHLWVDFASIAP, encoded by the coding sequence ATGGACGCCGCAACCGCCTGGGCCGAGGCGATGAAGTTCGAGAACCGGCCGAATCCCTACCCGTACTTCGAGGAGTTGCGCAAGACACCGGTGGCCAAGGTCTCGGACAAGACCTACGTCGTGACCGGCTATCCGGAAGCGGTTGCGCTGTCACATGATCCGCGGATCAGCGCCGACATCAGCCGCAGTCCGTCGGGACTGTTCGGCGAGAAACCGGCCCAACTCGAGCCCGAGGAAGCCGCCCAGGCCCGGGACCTGAGCATGCTGGTGTCCGACCCGCCCGACCACGACCGCATGCGCCGTCAGTTCATGCGTCACTTCGGTCCGCCGCACTCCCCAGACCTGATCCCGAGCATGGAAGGCATGGTCGCCGACCTGGCAAACGGGCTGCTCGACAAGGTCGGTGAAAGGGCCAAAGTCAGCGGCTCCCATCGGATGGATGTCGTCGAAGATTTTTCCTACCCAATCCCGGTGTCGGTGATCTTCCGCGTTCTGGGGGCACCGATGGCAGACGAAGCGATGTTCCACGGCTGGGTGACGGATTTCATGCAAGGCGCGGACGTGGGACCCGAGCGCGAAACCGAAGACGGCCGGGCCGCCGCGGCAAAGGCCGCAGCGAGCATGGCCGAATTAGGTTCCTACCTCCATGATCTCGTCGAGCGTGTGAGCCGTGAGCCGGCACCGGGCCTGCTGTCGGCCGCGCTGCATGACGACGGTCCCGACGGACCGGTGTCGAAAGCGGTGGCAGAGTCCAACGCCTCGCTGCTCCTGGTCGCCGGCCACGACTCGACGGTCAATACCATCAGCAATTGCGTGATGACGCTGCTGCGCAATCAAGGTTCGTGGGACCTGGTGCGAGACAACCCCGAACTGATCCCGCGCACCATCGAGGAGGTGCAGCGTCTCCAGGGGGCGGTGCAGTTCTTCCCGAGCCGGTGGGCAACCGCGGATATCGAGATCGGCGGAACCCGGATCCCGGCCGGGTCCGCGGTGTTCCTGGTCTGGGCGGCTGCCAACCGCGACCCGCGCCGGTTCGACAACCCGGACCGTTTCGACCTGACCAGGAAGGACAACGAGCACCTCGGCTTCGGCAGCGGAATCCACACCTGCTTCGGCGGACCGCTGGCCAGGTTGGAGATCAACGTCGCCCTCGAGATCTTCCTGCAGCGGGTACGTTCCCCACGGCTGGTGGTCGACCCGCCGCCGTATCGGCACAATCAGGTGTTCCGGGGACCCCAGCATTTGTGGGTGGATTTCGCCTCGATCGCCCCCTAG
- a CDS encoding ATP-binding protein → MRLSWPLIGRTEQMRTIESAIAAPNVAGAVVSGVAGVGKTRIAREALSFAKSRGFEVRWIVGSSSARCIPLGAFAAWTRPGATETVQLVRGVIDSLVVPGAGARVVLARGEEADAVLGAVDSDQLTDVERARLAFLRASNMLWALGDPQAAVRAADELVLADLPPVVGAEIGWALTVISGEAGRTADAEAYAQAGYLAATRRFDAPQMRLNIADAHLTVLLLSGRVREAVAVAQDAGQRGDDLPGDAQLLGAAVAGRAAVGAGQLATGCGLLKHATSGLSAAA, encoded by the coding sequence ATGCGCCTGTCGTGGCCACTGATCGGCCGCACCGAGCAGATGAGAACCATCGAGTCTGCGATCGCGGCCCCCAACGTTGCTGGTGCCGTTGTGTCGGGAGTGGCCGGCGTCGGCAAGACCCGCATCGCGCGGGAGGCGTTGAGCTTCGCAAAATCGCGGGGTTTCGAGGTCAGGTGGATCGTCGGTTCGTCCTCAGCCCGTTGCATTCCGTTGGGCGCATTCGCCGCCTGGACCCGGCCGGGAGCCACCGAAACCGTCCAGCTGGTGCGCGGCGTCATCGACTCCTTGGTGGTGCCGGGCGCCGGTGCTCGAGTGGTACTGGCCCGCGGCGAGGAGGCCGACGCGGTGCTCGGCGCGGTCGACTCCGACCAGCTCACCGACGTCGAGCGGGCACGACTGGCGTTCCTGCGGGCCAGCAATATGCTCTGGGCACTGGGAGATCCACAAGCCGCTGTTCGGGCCGCCGATGAGCTTGTTCTCGCCGACCTGCCTCCCGTCGTGGGCGCCGAGATCGGGTGGGCGCTGACCGTCATATCGGGTGAGGCAGGCCGGACAGCTGACGCGGAAGCGTACGCACAGGCCGGATACCTCGCCGCCACACGTCGCTTCGATGCACCGCAGATGCGGCTCAACATCGCCGACGCCCATCTCACGGTGCTGTTGTTGTCCGGTCGGGTGCGCGAGGCTGTCGCGGTGGCTCAGGATGCGGGCCAGCGTGGGGACGACCTTCCCGGCGACGCTCAGTTACTCGGAGCCGCGGTGGCCGGCCGGGCCGCTGTGGGCGCCGGACAACTCGCTACCGGGTGCGGGCTGTTGAAACACGCCACATCCGGGCTGTCGGCGGCAGCCTGA
- a CDS encoding ATP-dependent helicase: MSPADPLARFSPLTRRWFTGTFAEATPAQKCAWSAIADGDNTLVIAPTGSGKTLAAFLWALDRLAHEEGTGTRVLYISPLKALAVDVERNLRTPLTGITRIAERDGDPAPQISVGVRSGDTPPARRRELITKPPDILITTPESLFLMLTSAARETLTDVQTVIVDEVHAVAGTKRGAHLAVSLERLDALLETPAQRIGLSATVRPPEEVARFLSGTRPTTIVAPPATKTFELTVQVPVPDMANLENNTIWPDVEARIVDLIEAHNSTIVFANSRRLAERLTSRINEIHAERSGIELAAPPNRQVPGGPPAHIMGSGQTYGAEPLLARAHHGSVSKEQRAIVEDDLKSGRLKSVVATSSLELGIDMGAVDLVIQVEAPPSVASGLQRIGRAGHQVGEISRGVLFPKHRTDLIGCAVSVQRMLAGQIETMRVPTNPLDILAQHTVAACALEPISADTWFDVVRGSAPFATLPRSAFEATLDLLSGKYPSTDFAELRPRLIYDRDTGALTARPGAQRLAVTSGGAIPDRGAFTVYLATDSEKPSRVGELDEEMVYESRPGDVISLGATSWRITEITHDRVLVIPAPGQPARLPFWRGDDTGRPAELGQAIGKFTGELASLGREDFDKRCNDLGFADYATDNLWQLLDDQRSATATVPSDTTLMVERFRDELGDWRVVLHSPYGLKVHGPLALAVSRRLLERYGIDEKPTASDDGIVVRLPDTEDAPPGADLFVFSPEEIEPLVTTEVGGSALFASRFRECAARALLLPKRNPGKRSPLWHQRQRAAQLLDVARKYPDFPIVLEAVRECLQDVYDVPTLIELMGRIAQRRVRLVEVETPMPSPFAASLMFGYVGAFMYEGDSPLAERRAAALSLDSTLLAELLGRVELRELLDPDVIAATSRQLQHLSEDRKARDSEGVADLLRLLGPLTEAEIAQRCTASDVGGWLAGLHAAKRALPLTYASQSWWAGIEDIGRLRDAVGVAVPVGVPTSFTESVADPLGELMGRFARTRGPFTTAEAAARFGLGLRVAADVLGRMAVDGKLIRGEFVAATDADQWCDAEVLRILRRRSLAALRAQVEPVSPAAYARFLPAWQQVGSSAASGLDGLATVIDQLAGVPLPASAVEPLVFGPRVRDYQPAMLDELLASGDVIWSGAGSISGSDGWIAFHHADTAPLTLTTPSEIDFTDAHRAILEVLGEPGEARGAFFFRQLAGAEETVKAALWELIWAGWVTGDTFAPVRAMLAGGRKPGTRRPAAPAHRQRRAPRLSRYSVTHPQSRAMDSTVAGRWSALPVCEPDSTVRAHFSAEMLLNRHGVLTKGAAAAEGVPGGFAMLYKVLTGFEEAGRCQRGYFVESLGGAQFAVASTVDRLRTYLDGVDPERPDYRTVVLAAADPANPYGAALPWPSRADADAGHRPGRKAGALVVLVDGELVWFLERGGRSLVNFSSDAEAQRAAAGTLAELVGSGRIGGVLVERLDGVSVLEVGGHPDRKATAEALVDAGFSRTPRGLRLR, translated from the coding sequence GTGAGTCCCGCAGATCCTCTTGCCCGGTTCAGTCCGCTGACCCGGCGCTGGTTCACGGGCACGTTCGCCGAGGCGACCCCTGCCCAGAAATGCGCGTGGTCAGCCATTGCTGACGGCGATAACACGCTGGTCATCGCGCCTACCGGGTCGGGCAAGACACTGGCCGCGTTTCTGTGGGCACTAGACCGGCTGGCCCATGAAGAGGGCACCGGCACCCGCGTCCTGTACATCTCCCCGCTCAAGGCGCTGGCCGTCGACGTCGAACGCAACCTCCGTACCCCGTTGACCGGTATCACCCGCATCGCCGAGCGCGACGGCGACCCGGCACCGCAGATCAGCGTCGGGGTCCGCTCCGGCGATACCCCGCCGGCCCGGCGCCGCGAGCTGATCACCAAGCCACCCGACATCCTGATCACCACACCGGAGTCGCTGTTCTTGATGCTGACCTCGGCGGCCCGCGAAACGTTGACCGACGTGCAGACCGTGATCGTCGACGAGGTCCACGCCGTCGCAGGTACCAAACGCGGCGCGCATCTGGCGGTGTCGCTGGAGCGGCTCGACGCGCTACTGGAGACCCCCGCGCAGCGCATCGGGTTATCGGCGACGGTCCGCCCGCCCGAGGAGGTGGCCCGGTTCTTGTCGGGGACCAGGCCGACCACCATCGTCGCCCCGCCGGCGACCAAGACCTTCGAGCTGACCGTGCAGGTACCAGTACCCGATATGGCCAACCTGGAGAACAACACGATCTGGCCCGATGTCGAGGCTCGCATCGTCGACCTCATCGAGGCACACAACTCGACGATCGTGTTCGCCAATTCCCGGCGCCTCGCCGAACGACTCACCTCCCGTATCAACGAGATTCACGCGGAGCGCTCCGGTATCGAACTGGCGGCGCCACCCAACCGGCAGGTGCCAGGCGGGCCGCCCGCCCACATCATGGGCAGCGGCCAAACCTACGGCGCTGAGCCGCTACTGGCCCGCGCGCACCACGGCTCGGTGTCCAAGGAGCAGCGCGCCATCGTCGAGGACGACCTCAAGAGCGGGCGGCTCAAATCGGTGGTGGCGACCTCGAGCCTGGAACTCGGGATCGACATGGGCGCGGTTGATCTGGTGATCCAGGTCGAGGCCCCACCGTCAGTGGCCAGTGGGCTGCAGCGTATCGGCCGGGCCGGGCACCAGGTCGGTGAAATATCGCGTGGCGTGCTGTTCCCGAAACATCGCACCGATCTCATCGGATGCGCGGTCAGCGTGCAGCGCATGCTGGCCGGACAGATCGAAACCATGCGGGTGCCCACCAATCCGCTCGACATTCTGGCCCAGCACACCGTCGCCGCCTGCGCCCTGGAGCCGATCAGTGCCGACACGTGGTTCGACGTCGTTCGCGGCAGTGCGCCGTTTGCGACGTTACCGCGCAGCGCCTTCGAGGCCACGCTCGATTTGTTGTCGGGCAAGTATCCGTCCACCGATTTCGCCGAACTGCGCCCGCGGCTGATCTATGACCGGGACACCGGCGCGCTCACGGCGCGGCCGGGTGCGCAACGGCTGGCGGTGACATCCGGCGGGGCCATCCCGGACCGCGGTGCGTTTACCGTATACCTGGCCACTGACTCCGAAAAGCCCTCCCGGGTAGGTGAACTCGACGAAGAGATGGTGTACGAGTCACGGCCCGGCGATGTGATCTCGCTGGGTGCGACCAGTTGGCGAATCACCGAGATCACCCATGACCGGGTGCTGGTCATCCCGGCACCGGGGCAGCCGGCCCGACTGCCGTTCTGGCGTGGCGATGACACCGGCCGCCCTGCCGAGTTGGGCCAGGCGATCGGCAAGTTCACCGGTGAGCTGGCCAGCCTGGGGCGCGAGGATTTCGATAAGCGCTGCAACGATTTGGGTTTCGCCGACTACGCCACCGATAACCTGTGGCAACTGCTCGACGACCAGCGCTCCGCAACCGCGACGGTGCCCAGCGACACCACCCTGATGGTGGAGCGGTTCCGCGACGAACTGGGCGATTGGCGGGTGGTGCTGCACTCACCGTACGGTTTGAAAGTGCATGGGCCGCTGGCGCTGGCGGTCAGCCGGCGGCTGTTGGAGCGTTACGGTATCGACGAGAAACCCACGGCGTCCGACGACGGAATCGTGGTGCGCTTGCCCGATACCGAGGATGCCCCGCCCGGGGCGGACCTGTTCGTGTTCTCCCCCGAGGAAATCGAGCCGTTGGTCACCACCGAGGTCGGCGGGTCAGCGCTGTTCGCGTCGCGGTTTCGCGAGTGCGCGGCCCGGGCGCTGCTGCTGCCCAAGCGCAATCCCGGTAAGCGCTCACCGCTGTGGCATCAGCGTCAGCGCGCGGCCCAATTGCTCGATGTGGCACGCAAATACCCCGATTTCCCGATCGTGCTGGAAGCGGTGCGGGAATGCCTGCAGGACGTCTATGACGTTCCGACGCTGATCGAGCTGATGGGCCGAATCGCCCAGCGCCGGGTGCGGTTGGTGGAGGTCGAGACGCCGATGCCGTCGCCATTCGCGGCGTCACTGATGTTCGGCTACGTCGGGGCGTTCATGTACGAGGGCGACAGCCCGCTGGCCGAGCGCCGCGCGGCTGCGCTGTCCTTGGACAGCACCCTGCTGGCTGAGCTGTTGGGCCGCGTCGAGCTCCGCGAACTGCTCGACCCGGACGTCATTGCGGCCACATCGCGCCAGCTGCAACATCTTTCCGAGGATCGCAAGGCCCGCGACTCGGAAGGAGTCGCCGACCTGTTGCGGCTACTGGGTCCGCTGACCGAGGCCGAGATCGCGCAGCGTTGCACCGCCAGCGATGTTGGCGGGTGGCTTGCCGGTCTACATGCCGCCAAACGCGCGCTGCCATTGACGTATGCCAGCCAGTCGTGGTGGGCCGGTATCGAGGACATCGGCAGGCTACGGGATGCGGTCGGTGTCGCGGTACCGGTGGGGGTGCCGACGAGTTTCACCGAATCGGTGGCCGATCCCCTCGGCGAGCTGATGGGCCGGTTCGCCCGCACGCGCGGACCGTTCACCACCGCCGAGGCTGCCGCCCGGTTCGGGCTGGGCCTGCGGGTCGCCGCCGACGTACTCGGCCGAATGGCTGTGGACGGCAAGCTGATTCGCGGTGAGTTCGTCGCCGCCACTGATGCAGACCAGTGGTGTGACGCCGAGGTGCTGCGCATTCTGCGTCGCCGCTCGCTGGCCGCGCTGCGCGCCCAGGTCGAGCCGGTCAGTCCGGCCGCCTACGCCCGCTTCCTGCCGGCCTGGCAGCAGGTCGGCAGCTCCGCCGCGTCCGGCCTCGACGGCTTGGCCACGGTGATCGACCAGCTGGCCGGCGTACCGTTGCCGGCCTCGGCGGTCGAACCGTTGGTGTTCGGGCCGCGAGTGCGCGACTACCAGCCGGCGATGCTCGACGAGCTGCTGGCCTCCGGTGATGTCATCTGGTCGGGGGCCGGCTCGATCTCGGGCAGCGACGGCTGGATCGCGTTCCACCACGCTGACACCGCACCGCTGACACTGACAACCCCTTCCGAGATCGACTTCACCGACGCCCACCGGGCCATCCTCGAAGTCCTGGGCGAGCCGGGCGAGGCGCGTGGCGCGTTCTTCTTCCGGCAACTGGCGGGGGCCGAGGAGACCGTCAAAGCCGCTCTGTGGGAACTGATCTGGGCGGGCTGGGTCACCGGCGATACGTTCGCCCCGGTGCGAGCGATGCTGGCCGGTGGCCGCAAGCCCGGCACCCGCCGGCCGGCCGCGCCCGCACATCGGCAGCGGCGCGCACCACGGCTGAGCCGGTACTCGGTGACACACCCGCAAAGCCGAGCGATGGATTCGACGGTTGCCGGGCGGTGGTCGGCGCTACCGGTTTGTGAGCCCGATTCGACTGTGCGGGCGCACTTCTCAGCCGAAATGCTGCTGAATCGGCATGGCGTGTTAACCAAGGGTGCGGCGGCTGCCGAGGGCGTGCCGGGTGGGTTCGCGATGTTGTACAAGGTCCTGACCGGGTTCGAAGAGGCCGGGCGCTGTCAGCGGGGCTATTTCGTCGAGTCGCTGGGCGGGGCGCAGTTCGCGGTGGCCTCGACGGTCGACCGGTTGCGGACGTATCTGGACGGGGTGGATCCGGAACGCCCGGACTATCGGACGGTCGTGCTGGCCGCAGCCGATCCCGCCAATCCGTACGGCGCGGCGCTGCCATGGCCTTCTCGCGCGGATGCCGATGCCGGCCATCGGCCTGGGCGGAAGGCGGGCGCGCTGGTGGTGCTGGTGGACGGCGAGCTGGTGTGGTTCCTGGAGCGCGGTGGCCGTTCGCTGGTGAACTTCAGCTCTGACGCGGAAGCGCAACGGGCCGCGGCGGGCACACTGGCCGAGCTGGTGGGCAGTGGCCGCATCGGCGGCGTACTGGTCGAAAGGCTCGATGGGGTATCGGTGTTGGAGGTGGGCGGGCATCCGGACCGGAAGGCGACGGCCGAGGCGTTGGTCGACGCCGGCTTCTCCCGCACTCCGCGGGGACTGCGGCTGCGCTAG
- a CDS encoding HNH endonuclease signature motif containing protein → MFEELNDLGLLDEMRRGQRSERAGIARRVLAAGRLCQRRMSGVDAAERSQWCIDNWEAVAAEVAAELGISRGRASSQMDYGLQLIERLPKLGTLFASGAIDFRIVIAAVFRTGLIRDSDTLAAVDEQLADAADRWNAFSRKRITEIIDWFIQELDPHAVRTTRDADDDRHVEVVPGQDGMAEIWARVRATDGAAFDRRLDQLAATVCRDDSRTARQRRADAVGAVAAGTSTMNCDCGSDECPSRSEAGSEPGQIVIHLLAEAKTVSGEGTAPALLPGYGAVPADTVRVLAARATLRPVIGGKELSAEPHYRPSPALAEFIRCRDLTCRFPGCDRPAEVADIDHTVPYPFGPTHPSNLKLLCRAHHLLKTFYSGPGGWADRQLPDGTVIWTSPSGRIYTTKPGGSLFFPQLFDPTGELNLPDPPVQEHEPGRGLMMPARRRTRSQEREYRIRWERGRNEARATAHPPPF, encoded by the coding sequence ATGTTCGAGGAATTGAACGACCTCGGCCTACTGGACGAGATGCGCCGGGGGCAGCGCAGTGAACGGGCGGGGATCGCCCGTCGCGTGCTGGCAGCAGGCCGGCTGTGTCAGCGCCGGATGAGTGGGGTCGATGCGGCCGAACGTTCCCAGTGGTGTATCGACAACTGGGAGGCGGTCGCCGCTGAAGTGGCTGCGGAGCTCGGGATCAGCCGCGGCCGCGCGTCCTCTCAGATGGACTACGGCCTACAGCTCATCGAGCGGCTACCCAAACTGGGCACGCTGTTCGCCTCCGGCGCGATCGACTTTCGCATCGTGATCGCCGCGGTGTTCCGCACCGGGCTGATCCGCGACTCCGACACGCTCGCCGCCGTCGATGAGCAGCTCGCGGATGCTGCAGACCGGTGGAATGCATTCTCGCGGAAAAGAATCACCGAGATCATCGACTGGTTCATTCAAGAACTGGATCCCCATGCCGTGCGCACCACCCGCGACGCCGACGACGACCGTCACGTCGAGGTCGTGCCCGGCCAGGACGGGATGGCCGAGATTTGGGCCCGTGTTCGAGCGACGGACGGGGCAGCATTCGACCGGCGGCTGGATCAACTCGCCGCGACGGTGTGCCGTGACGACTCCCGAACTGCCCGTCAGCGCCGAGCTGACGCCGTGGGCGCGGTGGCCGCCGGCACTTCGACGATGAATTGCGATTGCGGTTCCGACGAGTGCCCCTCTCGATCGGAGGCAGGCAGCGAGCCCGGGCAGATAGTTATCCATCTGCTGGCCGAAGCCAAGACTGTGTCCGGCGAGGGAACCGCTCCGGCGCTATTGCCTGGCTACGGTGCAGTTCCCGCCGACACGGTGCGGGTCTTGGCGGCACGAGCCACGCTGCGACCGGTGATCGGCGGCAAGGAGCTGAGCGCCGAACCGCACTACCGCCCGTCGCCCGCCTTGGCGGAGTTCATCCGCTGCCGCGACCTGACGTGCCGGTTCCCCGGGTGCGATCGCCCGGCCGAGGTCGCCGATATCGACCACACAGTGCCCTACCCGTTTGGGCCTACGCATCCGTCGAACCTGAAACTGCTATGCCGAGCGCATCATTTGTTAAAGACCTTCTACTCTGGCCCCGGCGGCTGGGCCGACCGTCAATTACCCGACGGCACGGTGATCTGGACCTCCCCGTCGGGGCGGATTTACACCACCAAACCCGGCGGCTCACTGTTCTTTCCGCAACTCTTCGACCCCACCGGGGAGCTGAACCTGCCAGACCCACCGGTCCAGGAACACGAGCCTGGGCGCGGGTTGATGATGCCGGCCCGCCGCCGAACTCGATCCCAAGAGCGGGAGTATCGGATCCGCTGGGAACGCGGGCGCAACGAAGCCAGGGCCACGGCCCATCCGCCACCCTTCTAG
- the nei2 gene encoding endonuclease VIII Nei2 codes for MPEGDTVFRTAANLRDALVGKTLTRCDVRVPRYATVDLTGSTVDEVISRGKHLFVRVGSASIHSHLKMDGAWRVGPKGRPQRQAYKIRIFLEAADIQALGIDLGVLEILDRDNDMDAVAHLGPDLLGDDWDHERAAANLTADPDRPLAQALLDQRNLAGVGNVYANELCFIFGRLPTTPVSSLTDPLRTVNQAQKMLWANRTRVNRTTTGNNRRGQELWVYGRAGEPCRRCGTPIRCAESSEEDRVTYWCPSCQR; via the coding sequence ATGCCTGAGGGCGACACCGTGTTCCGCACCGCGGCCAACCTGCGCGACGCGCTGGTGGGTAAGACGCTGACGCGGTGCGATGTTCGCGTGCCTCGTTACGCCACCGTGGATCTCACCGGCAGCACCGTGGACGAGGTGATCAGCCGCGGCAAGCACCTGTTCGTCCGCGTCGGCTCGGCCAGCATCCACTCGCACCTGAAGATGGACGGCGCTTGGCGCGTGGGCCCCAAGGGCCGGCCACAACGTCAAGCCTACAAAATCCGAATCTTCCTGGAAGCCGCAGACATTCAGGCGCTCGGCATCGACCTGGGTGTGCTGGAAATACTCGACCGCGACAACGATATGGATGCCGTCGCCCACCTGGGACCCGATCTCCTCGGCGATGACTGGGATCACGAACGGGCCGCAGCCAATCTGACCGCGGACCCCGACCGGCCCCTTGCCCAAGCACTGCTCGACCAGCGCAACCTCGCCGGCGTCGGCAATGTCTACGCCAACGAACTGTGTTTCATCTTCGGGCGCCTGCCGACCACCCCGGTCAGCAGCCTCACCGATCCGCTACGCACAGTGAACCAGGCACAGAAGATGTTGTGGGCCAACCGCACCCGCGTGAACCGCACCACCACCGGCAACAACCGGCGCGGGCAGGAGCTCTGGGTCTACGGCCGCGCCGGCGAGCCCTGCCGCCGTTGTGGAACCCCGATCCGTTGCGCGGAGTCCTCCGAAGAGGACCGCGTCACGTACTGGTGTCCGTCGTGCCAGCGCTGA